One part of the Thermoanaerobaculum aquaticum genome encodes these proteins:
- the fabG gene encoding 3-oxoacyl-[acyl-carrier-protein] reductase encodes MSGELSGKVALVTGASQGIGEACAWALARAGATVVCTSRRLSAVEAVAARIVEQGGTAVARALDVTNPEEAAAVVEEVARTLGGLHILVNNAGVTDDQLFVRMKPDSWRKVMATNLDGVFHVTSPAARIMLKQKEGRIITITSVVGLMGNPGQANYAAAKAGLVGFTKALARELGSRNITVNAVAPGYIQTSMTESLTEEQRQRLLATLAIPRLGTPEDVAAVVVFLAGPGASYITGEVINVSGGLYM; translated from the coding sequence ATGAGCGGTGAGCTTTCCGGCAAGGTGGCGTTGGTCACCGGAGCCAGTCAGGGCATTGGCGAAGCCTGCGCCTGGGCTTTGGCCCGGGCGGGAGCTACGGTGGTATGCACCTCCCGCAGGCTTTCGGCAGTGGAAGCGGTGGCGGCCCGCATCGTTGAGCAAGGGGGAACGGCGGTGGCGCGGGCGTTGGACGTGACCAACCCGGAGGAAGCCGCGGCGGTGGTGGAGGAGGTGGCCCGCACCTTGGGGGGGCTGCACATCCTGGTCAACAACGCCGGCGTCACCGACGACCAGCTCTTTGTGCGCATGAAGCCGGACTCCTGGCGCAAGGTTATGGCCACCAACTTGGACGGGGTATTCCACGTCACCAGCCCTGCTGCCCGCATCATGCTCAAGCAAAAGGAGGGGCGCATCATCACCATCACCTCGGTGGTGGGGCTCATGGGCAACCCCGGACAGGCCAACTACGCTGCGGCCAAGGCGGGGCTGGTGGGCTTTACCAAAGCCCTGGCGCGGGAGCTGGGTTCCCGCAACATCACGGTGAACGCCGTAGCGCCGGGCTACATCCAGACCTCCATGACCGAAAGCCTGACGGAGGAGCAACGCCAGCGCTTGCTGGCTACCCTGGCGATCCCGCGCTTGGGAACCCCCGAGGACGTGGCGGCGGTGGTGGTGTTTTTGGCGGGGCCCGGCGCTTCCTACATCACCGGCGAAGTCATCAACGTTTCCGGCGGGCTGTACATGTAA